GGTCATTCCCCGCACTTACCCACGCCATTGAAGATGGGCGCATGATCAAAGTCCGCAAAGTTCTCCGCTCCCTGGCTGCCattcagctgctgttgctgctgctgctgttgctggtgtagGTGGGCCGCTCGAATGGGCTGTACCTTGGCATATCCATTCGTGGAGCTCACCGATGAGGCCGAGGAGACGGCTGGCGAACCCGCGGATCTTGCCGATGTCGCATCAAAGATATTGGCACTGCCAAAGTCCGCCACAAAGTCAGTTTCGCCGGCAAACCCGTTGCTggcgcagctgctggtgtccgAGAGGGCGCCCGTGGACGTAGATCCGGCGCTGTTGAGGCTGGTAAGTCCTACTCCGTTCAGCCCGAAGGCGtcatggttgttgttgctgtgatGGTGATGCTGCGGCCTGCTGATGCTCGTGGACGTGGCTGAGGAGCTGGAGACGGGCGTGCCCTTGTGCAGGCCATTGGCTGTGGTGCGCTGTGCGGCAGGCGGCGTCAGGTGAATGCTGGCATATCCATTGCTCGACAGCGTCGAGACAGTCACTCCATTGTGATGGTGGCCATTGTGGCTGTGCAGGTTCACGGGAGCGGCAGCCTTCAGATTGAGCGACTTCAACGGACTGGCCGGCTCCAGGTAGTAACGCTTCCGCTCGTACTTGTCGGTTATTAGCTCCcgctggtcctgctgctgctggtgggcggCCCGCTTGGGGTCCCACAGGCCCAGCCAGGTCTTGGCGCACAGCTCGTTGCCGTGCGAGCGCAGGAAGTCGATCTCCTCCTGTGTGAACGTGGCCATCGATATGGATTTCACACGATGTGGCGGCGTCAGTCCGCGTCTGCAAagggagagagcaagagcaagagagagagagagagacattagGCAAGGCACAAATTAAGTTTCAagtaattattattgttttatggAAATTGCCTCAAGTTTTCCGCCGCTTGAAGCCAGAGACGCAGACCAGGTGGCGGCATGGGTCAGTGGGTCACAGAATGCCAGAACGACCCGCCAAATGGGCGTTCAATTTCAGTTAATTGCGCAAATTAATTCGCCCTGGCCTTGGGTCTGGGGTGGGGCTTGCGCTCCAAGCAGCAATTGGAGCACTTGGAGTGCGGCCAGCAGTGTGGCATGAAAACCGAAACCCATAAACAAACTCAAAT
The sequence above is a segment of the Drosophila subobscura isolate 14011-0131.10 chromosome U, UCBerk_Dsub_1.0, whole genome shotgun sequence genome. Coding sequences within it:
- the LOC117900819 gene encoding arf-GAP domain and FG repeat-containing protein 1 isoform X4 — translated: MAVVRKKQDDKYLLALRELVTSGAGNRQCFDCGQKGPTYVNMTIGSFVCTRCSGVLRGLTPPHRVKSISMATFTQEEIDFLRSHGNELCAKTWLGLWDPKRAAHQQQQDQRELITDKYERKRYYLEPASPLKSLNLKAAAPVNLHSHNGHHHNGVTVSTLSSNGYASIHLTPPAAQRTTANGLHKGTPVSSSSATSTSISRPQHHHHSNNNHDAFGLNGVGLTSLNSAGSTSTGALSDTSSCASNGFAGETDFVADFGSANIFDATSARSAGSPAVSSASSVSSTNGYAKVQPIRAAHLHQQQQQQQQQLNGSQGAENFADFDHAPIFNGVGAPLQNGHTPPAGHKGHSATAVAPSEDRYAALKDLDEQLRELKASESSASEAPTPTNGNNNNNNGHQATDAFGSALINNNPNPFKSQQQQQQMLSNHVVNPFQQQQQQQQNLYGQLTLIPNAYGSSPQQQQQQQTNFFNFNNNGYAMGQGLPNGCGFGSMQPAPVMANNPFAASGAMNTNNPFL
- the LOC117900819 gene encoding arf-GAP domain and FG repeat-containing protein 1 isoform X5, with the protein product MTIGSFVCTRCSGVLRGLTPPHRVKSISMATFTQEEIDFLRSHGNELCAKTWLGLWDPKRAAHQQQQDQRELITDKYERKRYYLEPASPLKSLNLKAAAPVNLHSHNGHHHNGVTVSTLSSNGYASIHLTPPAAQRTTANGLHKGTPVSSSSATSTSISRPQHHHHSNNNHNNNNNNGHQATDAFGSALINNNPNPFKSQQQQQQMLSNHVVNPFQQQQQQQQNLYGQLTLIPNAYGSSPQQQQQQQTNFFNFNNNGYAMGQGLPNGCGFGSMQPAPVMANNPFAASGAMNTNNPFL
- the LOC117900819 gene encoding arf-GAP domain and FG repeat-containing protein 1 isoform X6 → MTIGSFVCTRCSGVLRGLTPPHRVKSISMATFTQEEIDFLRSHGNELCAKTWLGLWDPKRAAHQQQQDQRELITDKYERKRYYLEPASPLKSLNLKAAAPVNLHSHNGHHHNGVTVSTLSSNGYASIHLTPPAAQRTTANGLHKGTPVSSSSATSTSISRPQHHHHSNNSNNNNNNGHQATDAFGSALINNNPNPFKSQQQQQQMLSNHVVNPFQQQQQQQQNLYGQLTLIPNAYGSSPQQQQQQQTNFFNFNNNGYAMGQGLPNGCGFGSMQPAPVMANNPFAASGAMNTNNPFL